The genomic region TCACTTTCTCCCTCACTCACGCTATTGTCACTAATTACTTTGTTTCcctaaaatagatttttttttaattttctatatatctttaaattctGAGGGTATGCTCTAATAGAATATTtcaaaagttgataaataaaataatgataaatctttaatgaattattaaaaaattataaatctaaCTAATTGTTTTTCAAAGAAATATCTTGAATGAACTTCTAATGTTCTAAAATAATCAGTTGTGGAAAAAGAGATTGTTCATAATGAACTACAATAGGTGATTAAAGATTCATTATCTTACTAAAAATTTCAAGGTATGGAGTCGGAATCACCAAATGATATGATTTGTTATCATTTATAGagactaaacaaaacaaaaatattagtatttatttGGACGAATTTTCTAAGCATGTGCTcaaaattacaatttaaatttttttgctttgtattaatttttcataaatattctcaaatattattaaaacttttgTCCAGAATAGCACAcagaaaaatttacaaaaatggcATTCACTAATTAGTAATATTCTAAAAGCCGATCATAAAtcggatatatatatatgatatgggTAATTTGTTTATAATACacaactataaattaaaattgcttatttttcttcttaattgTCAAACTGTTATgataaatttctcaaaaataacACTACTATGAAtaaatttttgaagtttttataataatttctttttgaatctTACATTCATAACTAAAGatctataatttaaaaatatttgttttccatttgttttctaatttttatgtagttaaatttggttttatgattatttttactgaaaactttaataattaaattcaaaatttatataaaatttacagaAAGCAAATAacaaaaggtatatatatagttcaaaattttattctatGTTTAAACACAATCAAACTAGGTTGAATCCAATTGAAttacatattttcttatttaaaagtttttccTGTTCAATTACTGGTCAAGTCTGTTTTGTAAacattgttaaaaataaaataaaatgaaactaaaattagtatgtaaataataaaaataatattatatattgttttagtatctaagatttagtatttagggATGAAGGTTAAGGTtggggtttaggattttagaaaaaaactaaatccgATGTGTTAATGTCTATCACTTTGTTTGTACTTTTCTTTTCACATTTTTAGGCCAAAGAAATTTGAAGTTTACGCTGGTAGGTTGAAAATATAATATCGATTTAACAAAGAACAACAAAGaataaaaaagagtaaaacGAGAGAATACAAGTTTACAACTATGAATACAAATTTGTTCACACACTTTACCATCATCTCCAACCTTTCTTGACACTCAAGGTTCATGGCTATTAACACGGCTATGAAGCTCCAGCATCTCTTGATGGTTAGGATCAACCGAGAGAGCCGCACGACAGTCCCGCAACGCACTACTAACATCACCATTGTGCTCGTGGAAAGCCGCCCTTAAGTGAAGTAGATGGAGATCCGCTTTGAAGGCAATAGCTCGTGATAACTCCTCAATAGCCTCCGCCTCCTTCCGACTATCCATCAACACTATCAAACACCAAACACTATCAGCAAGATGACCACAAAAACAAACAGAGCGTACGAGTTGAGTTAGAGAAGAACCTGCGGCTCGGTAACGGTAAGGATAAACCCTGAGAGGGTCTAACCGTGTGACCATTTCAAGATCGGACTTGGCCAGTTCACGGTCGCAGTACTCTGATCTTTTCTCGTAAGCAGATGCATTGTTCTGAGCCTTTTCTATTAGTCTGGTCATTTCTTCATAAGCAGCAGCTTTGTCGTTTCTAAGGAAATGGACACGAGCTAGACCCTGGTGCGCACGTGTGTGCCTCACTTTCAAAGCGTTTATATAACAATCTGCAGCTAAGTCTAGCTTCTCACAGTCCACATAGACGCTCCCAAGATTGTTTAGAGcctataaacaaaacaaacaatattaAAGCAACTCTGAGTCTGCACTACTACGTGCATGGCCAGGCCAGTCCTGAACATAGGCTAGTGAAGCATTTGTCTATAACCCCAAAAattgtagagaaaaaaaaaaaatatatatatataagcctccaatatttttttttttaaattcatataaGTTCTTAGTAAATCGTCTATAGACCCCAAATTCTAAGAAAAATTGATATATAGgcctccaattttttttataaaaatgatataaatttttactAAATCGTTTATATCTAAGTGCACCAAAACTGTAGAGGTGGTGGTGAACGAGGCATACCTGGCCTTTCCGCAACCTATCAGAGGGGCATTTGAGAGCGTCTTCAAGAAGAGAAACAACGGTTGAAGAGCTAGACGGATCAAGGCTAGACTCTGCCAAGGCATAAGCTTGGAGGAAGTAAGCTTCGAATGATCTCTTGATTCTAATGGACTCCTTAGCCTTTTGAAGCCCTTCTTCACAGTGACCAGTGTCGTACAAGATCCATCCTTCATACACCAGACGCTCGTGGTCACTCGAGGCGTGCTCTCTAGCTAACTGCAAGCTCCGCATCGCTGCTTCGGGACATTTCAACCTAAGGAGAAGCAACGATTGCCTGAAGTAGAGTACACCTTTACAAGCATCAGCTTCTAGCATCTGATAGATCACCGAAAGAGAACCAATGTCATCAACGTTAGACCATTTCTCATAAAGCTGCATCCAACAATCCGCAGTCGTCCAGCTCTCTACATGTTCATAGACCAGCGTCCGAAGCTGCCTCGCCGCTACTTTCCCATCAAACATTCTGTAGTCCGGACACAAGGTAAGAGCAGCCTGGATGTCACGAAGAGCCGCTTCGTAGTCATCCATACCGAGGTAAAGACAGAACCTGATCTCCAAGCACTCCAACGCGAGCTTAAACCCCAAGATCCTGTTGATTTCCTCCAGCGCAGCCTCAGCGTTTTGTTCAGACATTAGCTTCACAGCTCTATACATGTAAGGATACGTTAGAGTCGGATCCAGCTCAGTTGCTTTTTCAAGATCCTCGAGCTTCTTATCCCCTTCACAGTATAAAGACCTTTCTTGATACATCCATCCGAGAGGAGGCGAAACAGAGGAGATAACAGAGGTTAGCTTCTCGTAGCCCCAAAGCTTATGGCCTTGGATGTAACCTATCCTTGCTAAGCCAGTAGCTGAATACACGTGGCCTAAATTAAACGCGGTTTCGAATGCTTCTTCTGCTTCACGGTACTCTTTCCTCAACAGCCTTGTGCAACCTAACCGATGAAACCCTAACACTCTCTGCCGATCATTCTCCGCAAAGTCAACTACTTTCTCCAAGAAGCTCAATGTTCTGTCGGAACGAGGATCTAAACGCATGGAGACTTCGGTTAAGCAAGAGTATAAGGAGAACGAAGCTTTCCCCGCCATGGTTGAGACTTGAGATCTGTTGACACGAGTCAAAGCCTCCACCACACGTTCATCTGTCAAGCTTTCAGGTAACTCGTAGAGGAAAACTTGCAGACACGACGCAGATAGGATCGGGGAGCTCTCTTCGAGTGCGAAGTCCATTAGCTCGATGGCACATTCCATGGAGGAGACCAGACAAGCCAACTCTCTGTCGCAAGCATCTTTGAGTCTCTCGCAGCAAAACTTGTTCGCAAAAACCAAAACTTCCAGCAAAAGATTCTTTGAAACTCCAATTAGAACACTAGCAACGCTGAAATCTCTTACAACACGCATAGCTGAAGGAGATACATGGTTCTCTGACATGTCTATCTCATCAAGAAGCGACTCAGTGAAGCTTCCGTAAAGCATGGCGTGGAAAGGAGCAGAAAGGCTAGCGAATCTCTTTCTATCACAAGCTACTCTCTCTTCTCCTATCTTAAACACAACGTTTCTCGAAATAGAGCGCTTCGCCTTCACAGATGCTGCCTCAGGGGAAGAAGCTGACGTAACTGCGGAACAAGATGCGATATCCAACGGCACGAACTCTTCAGAATACTTACCGCAGGAAGAAAGCAACTCGGCGATGACTTCCTCTCCTTGTTTCTCGTACCTTAACCAAGACCCAAACACAACTTTCTCATGTACAGTTGTAGCTTCTTGCCAGGCTGATCTAAGGCTTCTCTGTCCAAGTTTGGTCTCTCCAAGACCTCTAAAGACTTGATACTGCAACAGATACAGACTCGACCTCTCCTGCAAAGAGCAGGACTCGAGCTCTTCATGAATCTGAGCAAGAACTTCTACATAGTCAAGAGGCTTATAGTGAGGCAGTATCTGCGGCTCAGGAACTTTGATGAATGATTCTCTGCACAGTggactacaaaaaaaaagaggcaaAAGTTAACTCCATAGCTTAAAGATAACCAGCAGGTAAGAGAGAAACTTACGCAGATGAAGAGGCAGAGGAAGAGAGTTTCCCTCTCTCAACTTGAAGCCATGACTGTGGATTCAAGGAATTGAGATGTGATTCTTTACTAAAAGAATCAGATGGGTAAAAGGTCCTCATCTGACATAAGAGATGAAACAAATCCCAGATCTCCAGTATAGCCAGAGGATAACCACTACactacttttcttttttgtctgtctatacaaaaaaaaaaaatctgaacttTGTAGTAGTACAAGATCTTCCCAACACCTAAAGCTAAATCATTTCTGAACAAAACCTAAATAACATATACGGAGGAAACCACAAATATCACTCAAAATCGCCATAGAGCAGATACCCTTTAAGGAACAACCACAAAGATTACAGCTTTCTCAAGAAAAACCCTAATCTTGCAGACCATAATCTAGTGGCTCCAGGAGAACTAAAGCAAACCCAGAAAATTCAAAGAGAAACCCACAAATCTAGGATGGCTACGACATCATAAAGTGAGAGTCTTTAGCCAGTGAGACGAGAAGAGAGTGAGTAAGAGAACCCCCCAGAGTTGCGCGAGTTTCTGCAATTTCGAATTGAGGAAGGACAagccctagagagagagagaagtatTACAAGTTTGAGCTGAGGAGATGGAAGTGTTAGATGGAGGCTGAGAGAAGAGTGGGAAATATATTTCCAAATTCACACTTTTTCAGTACTCAGAGCTGTTTTGTGTCATTGGTACAAgggaaagttttttttttctcatgttctttttctcttttggtGAAGATCTCAACACTGAACAGTAACCAGCATTATcacctctctttctttttttcaagaGAGATCTCCACACAAAACAATAACAATT from Raphanus sativus cultivar WK10039 unplaced genomic scaffold, ASM80110v3 Scaffold2662, whole genome shotgun sequence harbors:
- the LOC108847483 gene encoding ETO1-like protein 1, which encodes MRTFYPSDSFSKESHLNSLNPQSWLQVERGKLSSSASSSAPLCRESFIKVPEPQILPHYKPLDYVEVLAQIHEELESCSLQERSSLYLLQYQVFRGLGETKLGQRSLRSAWQEATTVHEKVVFGSWLRYEKQGEEVIAELLSSCGKYSEEFVPLDIASCSAVTSASSPEAASVKAKRSISRNVVFKIGEERVACDRKRFASLSAPFHAMLYGSFTESLLDEIDMSENHVSPSAMRVVRDFSVASVLIGVSKNLLLEVLVFANKFCCERLKDACDRELACLVSSMECAIELMDFALEESSPILSASCLQVFLYELPESLTDERVVEALTRVNRSQVSTMAGKASFSLYSCLTEVSMRLDPRSDRTLSFLEKVVDFAENDRQRVLGFHRLGCTRLLRKEYREAEEAFETAFNLGHVYSATGLARIGYIQGHKLWGYEKLTSVISSVSPPLGWMYQERSLYCEGDKKLEDLEKATELDPTLTYPYMYRAVKLMSEQNAEAALEEINRILGFKLALECLEIRFCLYLGMDDYEAALRDIQAALTLCPDYRMFDGKVAARQLRTLVYEHVESWTTADCWMQLYEKWSNVDDIGSLSVIYQMLEADACKGVLYFRQSLLLLRLKCPEAAMRSLQLAREHASSDHERLVYEGWILYDTGHCEEGLQKAKESIRIKRSFEAYFLQAYALAESSLDPSSSSTVVSLLEDALKCPSDRLRKGQALNNLGSVYVDCEKLDLAADCYINALKVRHTRAHQGLARVHFLRNDKAAAYEEMTRLIEKAQNNASAYEKRSEYCDRELAKSDLEMVTRLDPLRVYPYRYRAAVLMDSRKEAEAIEELSRAIAFKADLHLLHLRAAFHEHNGDVSSALRDCRAALSVDPNHQEMLELHSRVNSHEP